One window from the genome of Mucilaginibacter ginsenosidivorans encodes:
- a CDS encoding acyl carrier protein — protein sequence MELNTFIQNFEKQLEDVAPGSVGADTVFKDLDEWDSMTALSMIAMVDEEYSVKLTGNEIKQAQTVEDLFNIVKGKNSY from the coding sequence ATGGAACTAAATACTTTCATTCAAAATTTCGAAAAACAGCTGGAGGATGTTGCTCCGGGTTCCGTTGGGGCAGACACCGTGTTTAAGGACCTTGACGAATGGGATTCAATGACGGCGTTATCGATGATCGCCATGGTTGATGAAGAGTATTCCGTGAAACTTACCGGCAACGAGATAAAACAGGCCCAAACAGTTGAGGACCTTTTTAATATCGTAAAAGGGAAAAATAGTTACTAA
- a CDS encoding glycosyltransferase family 4 protein translates to MKILLLHQYYLEENDSGGSRWNEITKMWAEKGHNITVLAGMMNANGKEKLPEYKGLYFKLKQQGDVKVWRCHVSEAYNKSFLGRLWGYFSFMFSSIWAGLFKAKGKFDVVIVTSPPLFVGFSGYILSRFKSIPLVFEVRDLWPESAIDTGVLTNKVIINLAYWFEAFIYRKAKLINVLTPAFYKTLKEVKNIPEHKLLMIPNAADFSLSETLLQTFDAETFRKEHNFDGKFVITYVGAHGVANHLEQVLEAGKSLQDTNVLFVLIGQGMEKERLKNMAAEQHITNVLFLDPVPKKDVFKYILASDMGASVLKKVDTFKTVYSNKTFDYMSCRKPIIMAIDGVSRELVEASGAGAYVEPENTKQYDTIIRQYMADPDRIKREGNSGYNYAKANFDREVLASRYLEQIEKIAQK, encoded by the coding sequence ATGAAAATACTACTACTACATCAATATTATTTAGAAGAAAACGATTCAGGTGGTTCCAGGTGGAACGAGATTACAAAAATGTGGGCCGAAAAAGGTCACAACATTACGGTGCTGGCCGGGATGATGAATGCTAACGGCAAGGAAAAGCTCCCCGAATACAAGGGCCTTTATTTTAAATTAAAGCAGCAGGGCGACGTTAAGGTTTGGCGGTGCCATGTGTCTGAAGCCTACAATAAAAGCTTTTTGGGCAGGCTATGGGGTTATTTCTCGTTCATGTTCTCATCTATATGGGCGGGCTTATTTAAGGCGAAAGGGAAGTTTGATGTAGTTATTGTCACCTCGCCACCGTTGTTTGTTGGTTTTAGCGGTTATATCCTCTCCCGGTTTAAATCAATTCCCCTGGTTTTTGAGGTGAGGGATCTTTGGCCGGAGTCGGCAATAGATACGGGGGTATTAACTAATAAAGTGATCATAAACCTGGCTTACTGGTTTGAAGCTTTTATTTACCGGAAAGCCAAATTGATCAATGTTTTAACTCCTGCATTTTATAAGACACTGAAAGAGGTTAAAAATATACCGGAACATAAGCTGTTGATGATCCCTAATGCCGCCGATTTTAGCTTGTCCGAAACCTTATTGCAGACCTTTGATGCAGAAACTTTTCGTAAAGAGCATAATTTTGATGGCAAATTCGTGATTACCTATGTCGGTGCGCATGGTGTTGCCAATCACCTGGAGCAGGTTTTAGAAGCGGGTAAATCATTGCAGGATACCAATGTGCTGTTTGTGTTGATAGGCCAGGGCATGGAAAAAGAACGCCTTAAAAATATGGCGGCTGAACAGCACATTACCAATGTTCTTTTTTTGGATCCCGTGCCCAAAAAAGATGTTTTTAAATACATACTGGCCTCGGATATGGGAGCTTCTGTGCTAAAAAAGGTTGATACTTTTAAAACGGTATATTCTAACAAAACCTTTGATTACATGTCGTGCCGGAAACCGATAATAATGGCGATTGACGGTGTATCGCGCGAGTTGGTAGAAGCATCGGGGGCGGGGGCGTATGTGGAACCTGAAAATACAAAACAATACGATACTATTATCAGGCAGTATATGGCCGACCCGGACCGGATAAAAAGAGAAGGGAATAGTGGCTATAATTACGCAAAAGCAAATTTTGACCGCGAAGTACTGGCCTCACGTTACCTGGAACAAATAGAAAAGATAGCCCAAAAGTAA
- a CDS encoding OmpH family outer membrane protein translates to MKIKASTLTKLSIAILAAGSLAACNQNKGTASTQSTTPAPSNSLVVFVNQDSLMAKYDYAKDMRKRLDDKGAAAKNDVGTKQQAIQREVAEYQKNVGSMSANERSMTEQRLQRESQEFQQYQQNAGAQFQNETADESKKLYDKIYTFSKQYAKDNGYKIVLTFQTGNTQLLYGDSTLDVTGDFVKKLNEAYSKEKK, encoded by the coding sequence ATGAAAATCAAGGCCTCCACTTTAACAAAACTAAGCATCGCCATATTGGCTGCCGGCAGCCTGGCAGCATGTAACCAGAACAAGGGGACTGCATCAACCCAAAGTACGACTCCTGCACCGTCAAACTCGCTTGTCGTATTTGTAAATCAGGACTCTTTGATGGCCAAATATGACTATGCCAAGGATATGCGCAAACGCCTTGACGACAAGGGCGCGGCAGCTAAAAACGACGTTGGCACCAAACAACAGGCAATACAGCGCGAAGTAGCCGAGTACCAAAAAAATGTTGGGAGCATGAGTGCAAATGAGCGTTCGATGACCGAACAACGTTTGCAGCGCGAGAGCCAAGAATTTCAGCAATACCAGCAAAATGCCGGTGCGCAATTTCAGAACGAAACTGCTGATGAAAGCAAAAAATTGTATGACAAGATTTACACTTTCAGCAAGCAATATGCTAAAGATAATGGCTACAAAATTGTCCTCACTTTTCAAACCGGCAACACGCAACTGTTATATGGCGACAGCACCCTTGATGTGACAGGAGATTTCGTAAAGAAACTGAACGAAGCTTATTCCAAAGAAAAGAAATAA
- the gyrB gene encoding DNA topoisomerase (ATP-hydrolyzing) subunit B, with protein sequence MSEENKDRSNYSADNIQVLEGLEAVRKRPSMYIGDTGAKGLHHLVYEVVDNSIDEALAGYCDTINVFIHKGNSITVEDNGRGIPTGINTKEQKSALEIVMTVLHAGGKFDKDTYKVSGGLHGVGVSCVNALSTHVKTVVHREGKIFTQEYERGKPLFDVKTIGVSDRTGTIQTFQPDPEIFTQTLEYKYETLATRLRELAFLNKGIKLTLTDERTTGEDGQYLSEVFFSEGGLKEFVKYLDGTRTALIPEPIYVEGMKQGIPVELALQYNDTYSENVHSYVNNINTIEGGTHVAGFRMGLTRTLKSYADKSGLLKNVKVDITGDDFREGLTAVISVKVAEPQFEGQTKTKLGNSEVSGAVNVAVGDILSAYLEENPREARMIVNKVILAATARAAARKAREMVQRKNVMSGSGLPGKLADCANGDPTLCELFLVEGDSAGGTAKQGRNREYQAILPLRGKILNVEKAMEHKIYENEEIKNMFTGLGVSIGTAEDDKELNLSKLRYHKIVIMTDADVDGSHITTLILTFFFRYMKELVEFGYVYIATPPLYLVKKGKEQEYCWTEAQREAAIQRLKGAGKEDSVHTQRYKGLGEMNAEQLWETTMNPETRTLRRVSIENAAECDHTFSMLMGDEVAPRREFIEKNAKYARIDV encoded by the coding sequence ATGAGCGAAGAAAATAAAGACAGATCCAATTATTCAGCGGATAATATCCAGGTTTTAGAAGGGCTTGAAGCGGTAAGAAAACGCCCTTCGATGTATATAGGTGATACCGGCGCAAAAGGCCTTCACCATTTGGTATATGAAGTAGTAGATAACTCGATAGACGAGGCGCTTGCCGGGTATTGCGATACCATCAACGTATTTATACACAAAGGCAATTCGATAACTGTTGAAGACAACGGGCGTGGTATACCGACAGGTATAAACACTAAGGAGCAGAAATCGGCATTGGAAATCGTAATGACCGTGCTGCATGCCGGTGGTAAATTTGACAAGGATACCTACAAAGTTTCGGGCGGTTTGCACGGTGTAGGCGTATCATGTGTTAACGCGCTTTCAACCCATGTTAAAACAGTGGTTCATCGTGAGGGTAAAATATTTACCCAGGAATACGAGCGCGGCAAGCCCCTGTTCGATGTAAAAACGATAGGGGTTTCGGACCGGACCGGAACTATTCAAACTTTCCAGCCCGACCCGGAAATATTTACCCAAACATTAGAATATAAATACGAAACGCTGGCAACCCGTTTGCGCGAGCTGGCATTTCTTAACAAGGGTATCAAGCTGACGCTGACCGACGAGCGAACAACCGGCGAGGATGGCCAGTATCTTTCAGAAGTTTTTTTCTCTGAAGGCGGGTTAAAGGAGTTTGTTAAATATCTTGATGGTACCCGGACCGCGTTGATCCCGGAACCTATATATGTAGAGGGGATGAAACAGGGTATACCTGTTGAGCTTGCTTTGCAGTATAACGACACTTATTCGGAGAATGTACACTCGTACGTAAATAATATCAATACCATTGAAGGAGGAACCCACGTAGCCGGTTTCAGGATGGGGTTGACCCGTACGCTGAAGAGTTATGCCGATAAGTCGGGTTTACTGAAGAATGTTAAAGTTGATATAACTGGCGACGACTTTCGCGAAGGTTTGACGGCGGTGATCTCTGTTAAAGTAGCCGAACCCCAATTTGAGGGACAGACCAAAACCAAGCTGGGCAACAGTGAAGTAAGCGGCGCTGTAAATGTGGCCGTAGGCGACATATTATCGGCCTACCTGGAGGAGAATCCCAGGGAAGCGCGAATGATAGTAAACAAGGTGATATTGGCGGCAACAGCACGTGCCGCAGCCCGCAAGGCCCGCGAAATGGTGCAACGCAAGAACGTGATGAGCGGATCGGGCTTGCCGGGTAAGCTTGCCGATTGCGCCAATGGCGATCCGACACTTTGCGAACTATTCCTTGTCGAAGGGGACTCAGCAGGTGGTACTGCCAAGCAGGGGCGCAACCGCGAATACCAGGCTATTTTACCATTGAGGGGTAAGATACTGAACGTGGAAAAGGCCATGGAGCACAAGATATATGAGAACGAAGAGATAAAGAACATGTTCACCGGCCTGGGCGTAAGTATTGGCACCGCAGAAGATGACAAGGAACTTAACCTGAGTAAACTGCGGTATCATAAGATCGTTATCATGACCGATGCCGATGTCGACGGGTCGCACATTACCACGTTGATCCTTACGTTTTTCTTCCGCTATATGAAGGAACTGGTGGAATTCGGGTACGTATACATTGCCACTCCACCGCTTTATCTGGTTAAAAAAGGCAAGGAACAGGAATATTGCTGGACCGAGGCCCAGCGTGAAGCCGCTATACAGCGACTTAAGGGCGCCGGAAAGGAAGACAGTGTTCATACGCAGCGCTATAAAGGTTTGGGAGAAATGAATGCGGAACAGTTATGGGAAACAACAATGAATCCTGAAACGCGTACTTTACGCCGTGTGAGCATTGAAAACGCTGCCGAATGTGATCATACCTTCTCGATGCTGATGGGTGACGAAGTAGCACCGCGACGGGAATTCATAGAGAAAAATGCAAAATATGCGCGTATTGATGTGTAA
- a CDS encoding PglD-related sugar-binding protein, which yields MKDIAIFGAGGFGREVYLLIQKLNEAKKQWNLLGFFDDNPSVSFGTSRIPLNYLGSLKELNEYNRPLDVVIALGNPLSISKVTTRLTNNNLSYPNIIADDSIIYDKNLIIGKGNIITSGCIFTDNISIGNFNVFNLKTSVGHDVKMGDCNVFNPNSAISGNVTIGNNNFFGLNSSIVQDKKVGSNNKVGAATLIIKNINDNEFYFGVPGYKSTL from the coding sequence ATGAAAGATATAGCAATTTTTGGGGCAGGTGGATTTGGAAGGGAAGTATACCTTTTAATTCAGAAGCTGAACGAAGCAAAGAAACAATGGAACCTGTTAGGTTTTTTTGACGATAACCCTTCCGTTAGTTTTGGCACCAGCCGTATTCCCCTTAATTACCTGGGCTCATTAAAAGAACTCAATGAGTACAATCGCCCCCTTGATGTTGTGATCGCCCTTGGTAATCCCCTGTCCATCAGCAAGGTTACCACCCGCTTAACGAATAATAATTTATCCTATCCAAATATCATTGCGGATGATAGCATTATCTATGATAAAAATTTGATAATAGGAAAGGGCAACATTATAACATCAGGTTGTATATTTACCGACAATATTTCCATTGGTAATTTTAACGTTTTCAACCTAAAAACGTCTGTAGGCCACGATGTTAAGATGGGGGACTGTAATGTCTTTAATCCAAATTCGGCTATATCGGGCAACGTTACCATCGGTAACAACAACTTTTTTGGGTTAAATTCGTCCATTGTCCAGGATAAAAAGGTTGGGTCGAATAACAAGGTCGGCGCAGCGACATTAATTATAAAAAACATCAACGATAATGAATTTTATTTTGGTGTACCCGGTTATAAATCTACTTTGTAA
- a CDS encoding sugar transferase, whose translation MYKSFFKIILEWLIAFIAFVILSPVFLVATILLTIANGGRPFFVQPRPGKYGHIFKVIKFKTMNDRKDANGRLLPDAVRLTPIGSFIRKTSVDEIPQLLNVLKGDMSLIGPRPLLVEYLPLYDEFQKRRHEMRPGITGWAQVNGRNAISWEQKFKYDVWYVDHVSFILDVKIMWSTLIKIFKSEGISSATSATMERFTGNLMSDNQS comes from the coding sequence ATGTATAAAAGCTTTTTCAAGATCATATTGGAGTGGCTTATAGCTTTTATAGCATTCGTTATACTGTCCCCGGTATTTTTGGTGGCAACTATTCTTTTGACAATTGCCAACGGCGGACGCCCTTTCTTTGTTCAGCCAAGACCGGGTAAATACGGTCATATATTCAAGGTCATCAAATTTAAAACCATGAACGACAGGAAGGATGCAAATGGACGGTTGCTTCCCGACGCAGTAAGGCTAACGCCTATTGGTTCATTCATCCGGAAAACATCTGTTGACGAGATACCACAATTACTTAACGTACTGAAAGGCGATATGAGTTTGATAGGTCCGCGCCCGTTATTGGTAGAATACTTACCTTTGTACGATGAGTTCCAGAAAAGAAGGCATGAAATGCGGCCGGGTATTACCGGCTGGGCGCAGGTAAATGGCCGCAATGCCATTAGCTGGGAGCAAAAATTCAAATACGACGTTTGGTACGTCGATCATGTGAGTTTTATACTTGATGTAAAAATAATGTGGTCGACGCTTATAAAAATATTTAAATCCGAGGGGATCAGTTCGGCAACATCTGCCACGATGGAACGATTTACGGGAAATTTGATGTCTGACAATCAATCATGA
- a CDS encoding DegT/DnrJ/EryC1/StrS family aminotransferase, producing the protein MNPKIWLSSPHMGGGEFEFVKEAFDTNWIAPLGPHVNGFEQDLQSFTGAKHAAALSSGTAALHLALIMLGIGPGDDVICQSFTFSASANPIAYQGANPVFIDSEPETWNMSPELLEQAIQDGIANGKKAKAIIPVHLYGMPAKMEQISAIAAKYGIPVIEDAAEALGSTINGKPAGTFGLMGILSFNGNKIITTSGGGALISDSADLIDKARFLATQARDAAPHYQHSQIGYNYRMSNVCAGIGRGQMQVLGERIAQRRKVYDYYVENLSDISGIRFLPEPAGAFSNRWLTTIIVDPAKTRGITREDIRLSLVSENIESRPLWKPMHLQPVFSGALSYVNGVSEDLFNNGLCLPSGSNLSSADLERVVKNVKSLCAKTIPNEA; encoded by the coding sequence ATGAATCCAAAAATATGGCTTTCGAGTCCGCACATGGGTGGCGGCGAATTCGAATTTGTTAAGGAAGCATTTGATACTAACTGGATAGCCCCGTTAGGGCCGCATGTAAACGGTTTTGAGCAAGACCTGCAATCGTTTACCGGTGCAAAACATGCAGCTGCGTTAAGCTCGGGCACAGCTGCACTGCACCTTGCGCTTATTATGCTCGGCATAGGGCCCGGTGACGATGTGATTTGCCAAAGTTTTACCTTTTCTGCCTCGGCGAACCCTATTGCATACCAGGGCGCAAACCCTGTTTTTATTGATAGTGAGCCTGAAACCTGGAATATGTCGCCCGAATTGCTGGAGCAAGCGATACAGGATGGAATTGCTAATGGTAAAAAAGCAAAAGCTATAATACCGGTACACTTGTACGGCATGCCGGCAAAGATGGAACAGATATCGGCGATAGCTGCGAAATATGGAATTCCGGTGATCGAGGACGCGGCGGAAGCGTTAGGGTCGACCATCAACGGAAAGCCGGCCGGTACTTTCGGCCTGATGGGGATATTATCATTTAACGGAAACAAGATCATCACAACGAGCGGCGGCGGGGCGCTGATATCTGACTCCGCAGACCTTATCGACAAGGCCCGGTTCCTGGCTACCCAGGCGCGCGACGCGGCCCCGCATTACCAGCATTCGCAAATTGGATATAACTACCGGATGAGCAACGTTTGCGCCGGAATAGGACGCGGACAAATGCAGGTATTAGGTGAACGGATAGCGCAGCGCCGGAAAGTATATGACTATTATGTCGAAAATCTTTCTGATATATCCGGGATCAGGTTTTTACCCGAGCCCGCCGGGGCTTTCAGTAACCGGTGGCTCACCACAATTATAGTGGACCCGGCAAAGACCCGTGGTATAACGCGCGAAGACATCAGGTTGTCGCTGGTGAGTGAAAACATAGAATCCCGCCCGTTATGGAAACCAATGCATTTACAGCCTGTGTTCAGTGGCGCGCTGTCTTATGTCAATGGCGTCAGCGAGGATTTGTTTAATAATGGCCTGTGCCTTCCTTCCGGTTCCAATCTTAGTAGTGCGGACCTTGAAAGAGTGGTGAAAAATGTGAAAAGCCTTTGTGCAAAAACGATACCGAATGAGGCTTAA
- a CDS encoding polysaccharide biosynthesis protein: MKKYLLFTRVVPRWLIMLVDLIIVTWSFSTSYFIVQRFEFVNILRGYFFIYTGLYCGISTLVMYALRTHTGLIRYSNTRDVLRIFSSAFLTSLIYVLVINVWVVHLIKVNLVTVNLVLLVNFSVSSTLLILLRTMAKSAFFYLNYNSNAKRTIVLIYGSDHNAVLVKQALEASAKTNFSVVGFVDDGGKKIDKEIQQVRVYHIDKLAKLKEKHNVDKLIIMNHDLDAQTKKAALENCLALGIQVMTVPPSDQWIYGKLNLQQIQDLKIEDLLQRKPIQIETTRISEDLCGKRVLVTGAAGSIGSEIVHQVLSYKPAMVILCDQAESPLHEMKLEVEEKFPHICTKIFIADIRNYRRMYKLFDDYKPEVVFHAAAYKHVPMMEENPSEAVQANVLGTKHVADLSVLFGIGKFVMISTDKAVNPSNIMGTTKRIAEIYIQSLKDSPANNKLGVPTTRFVTTRFGNVLGSNGSVIPRFRAQIQKGGPITVTHPDITRYFMTIPEAVQLVLEAGTMGSGGEIFIFDMGEPVRITDLALKMIKLAGLQPEKDIRIVYTGLRPGEKLYEELLNMGELTMPTHHPKIKIAKVITYPYKQVVEDIEELLTLNKHHDDMALVNKMKEIVPEFISKNSHFEFLDNISGDEEEIGVLIS; this comes from the coding sequence ATGAAAAAATATTTACTATTTACCAGGGTGGTTCCAAGATGGTTGATAATGCTTGTCGACCTTATCATTGTAACCTGGTCCTTTTCTACTTCTTATTTTATCGTCCAGCGTTTTGAATTTGTCAATATTCTACGTGGCTACTTCTTTATTTACACTGGTCTCTATTGCGGTATTTCAACGCTGGTAATGTATGCGTTGCGCACGCATACAGGGCTCATCAGGTATTCCAATACGCGCGATGTTCTGCGCATATTCAGTTCTGCATTTTTAACAAGCCTGATCTACGTATTGGTGATCAACGTTTGGGTGGTACATTTAATAAAAGTTAACCTTGTTACCGTCAACCTGGTTTTGCTTGTTAATTTTTCGGTATCAAGTACTTTGCTGATCCTGCTGCGTACCATGGCCAAAAGCGCATTTTTCTACCTTAACTACAATAGTAACGCAAAAAGAACCATTGTATTGATCTACGGTTCCGATCATAATGCGGTATTGGTGAAACAGGCACTTGAAGCAAGCGCAAAAACTAATTTTTCTGTAGTTGGTTTTGTGGACGACGGAGGTAAAAAGATCGATAAGGAAATTCAGCAGGTACGCGTTTACCACATTGATAAGCTGGCAAAACTTAAGGAAAAGCATAACGTAGATAAGCTCATCATCATGAACCATGACCTTGATGCGCAAACGAAAAAGGCTGCTCTTGAGAATTGTCTTGCGCTGGGTATACAGGTAATGACCGTTCCTCCGTCAGATCAGTGGATATATGGTAAACTGAACTTGCAGCAGATACAGGACCTTAAAATTGAAGACCTTTTGCAGCGTAAGCCTATCCAGATAGAAACGACCAGGATATCAGAAGACCTTTGCGGTAAACGTGTACTTGTTACCGGTGCAGCCGGATCTATCGGATCGGAGATCGTTCACCAGGTATTGAGCTATAAACCAGCGATGGTGATTTTGTGCGACCAAGCCGAGTCGCCATTACATGAGATGAAACTGGAGGTTGAAGAGAAGTTCCCGCATATCTGCACCAAGATATTTATCGCTGATATCCGGAATTATCGTCGCATGTATAAATTGTTTGACGATTACAAACCTGAGGTTGTGTTCCACGCTGCCGCATACAAGCATGTGCCGATGATGGAAGAGAACCCGTCTGAAGCAGTTCAGGCAAATGTGCTTGGCACCAAGCATGTTGCTGACCTGTCAGTGTTGTTCGGCATAGGTAAGTTTGTAATGATCTCGACCGACAAGGCGGTTAACCCATCCAATATCATGGGGACCACCAAGCGCATTGCCGAGATATACATCCAATCATTAAAAGATAGTCCGGCCAATAATAAGCTCGGTGTTCCAACCACGCGTTTTGTTACAACCCGTTTTGGTAACGTCCTGGGGTCGAATGGTTCGGTTATACCGCGTTTCAGGGCGCAGATACAAAAAGGCGGCCCGATTACAGTTACACATCCTGATATTACCCGTTATTTTATGACCATTCCCGAAGCGGTACAGTTAGTACTGGAAGCGGGTACTATGGGAAGCGGCGGCGAAATATTCATATTTGACATGGGTGAGCCGGTGCGTATAACCGACCTGGCATTAAAGATGATCAAACTGGCAGGGCTTCAACCCGAAAAGGATATCAGGATAGTTTATACAGGTTTAAGACCAGGCGAAAAGCTCTACGAAGAGCTACTGAACATGGGCGAATTGACAATGCCGACCCATCATCCGAAGATCAAGATTGCAAAGGTGATCACCTATCCTTACAAACAAGTGGTAGAAGATATAGAAGAGTTGCTAACGCTAAACAAGCATCATGATGATATGGCACTGGTAAATAAAATGAAGGAAATAGTTCCTGAATTTATCAGTAAGAACTCTCATTTCGAATTCCTTGATAATATCAGCGGGGATGAAGAAGAAATAGGCGTACTGATTAGTTAA
- a CDS encoding nucleoside deaminase: MEMNEHEKFMRVAIKLSEQNVKEGIGGPFGAVIVKDGQIVAQSANRVVPQNDPTAHAEVSAIRLACNKLGTYDLSGCTIYTSCEPCPMCLGAIYWARIDAIYYANTKTDAADIGFDDHFIYREIELPMSERKLKITQLLRDEALPAFKLWQASESKTSY, from the coding sequence ATGGAAATGAACGAGCATGAAAAGTTTATGCGGGTAGCTATAAAGTTGTCCGAACAAAACGTGAAAGAGGGAATCGGCGGGCCATTTGGTGCTGTAATTGTAAAAGATGGTCAGATCGTCGCCCAAAGTGCGAATAGAGTTGTACCGCAAAACGACCCAACTGCACATGCAGAAGTTTCGGCTATACGCCTTGCATGCAACAAATTAGGTACTTACGACTTAAGCGGCTGCACCATTTACACCAGTTGCGAACCTTGCCCTATGTGTCTCGGCGCAATATACTGGGCGCGCATCGATGCTATTTACTATGCCAATACCAAAACCGACGCTGCCGATATAGGTTTTGATGATCATTTTATTTACAGGGAGATTGAACTACCCATGAGCGAGCGTAAATTGAAAATAACACAGCTATTGCGTGACGAGGCGCTGCCTGCCTTCAAACTATGGCAGGCCTCCGAATCAAAAACAAGCTATTGA
- a CDS encoding SDR family NAD(P)-dependent oxidoreductase, with protein sequence MLDLQGKKILVTGASSGIGKDIAILLSKLGARVIITGRDRERLNQTSALLGDKEMHLAIIADMDAEADIKALVEKIEKLNGAVFCAGIIEYSPVKFLSKEKINKVLSVNFVSQALLTQALLKEKKIERQSSLVYISSVSSKLGVAGTAAYAASKAALSAFAKVLATELAGQKIRVNSLSPGIVKTPMTEGADSAIAGDDMKEDEKKYPLGYGNTIDVANYVAFLLSDNSSWITGSDLVMDGGFTLN encoded by the coding sequence ATGCTTGATCTGCAGGGGAAAAAAATTTTAGTTACCGGCGCTTCGTCGGGTATAGGAAAAGATATTGCCATTTTACTTTCAAAACTTGGAGCCAGGGTGATCATTACCGGCCGGGACCGCGAAAGGTTAAATCAGACCTCGGCTTTGCTTGGTGACAAGGAGATGCACCTTGCCATAATAGCAGACATGGACGCTGAAGCAGATATTAAAGCACTGGTGGAAAAGATAGAGAAACTGAATGGAGCGGTCTTCTGCGCAGGCATTATCGAATATAGCCCGGTAAAGTTCCTGTCAAAAGAAAAGATCAACAAAGTGCTGAGCGTAAACTTTGTGAGCCAGGCATTATTGACCCAAGCTCTTCTAAAAGAAAAGAAAATAGAAAGGCAATCTTCGCTGGTTTATATTTCATCCGTGTCGTCTAAGTTGGGTGTGGCCGGAACAGCTGCATACGCGGCTTCAAAGGCGGCATTATCAGCTTTCGCAAAAGTGCTTGCAACTGAATTAGCCGGACAGAAGATAAGGGTAAACTCATTGAGCCCTGGTATCGTAAAAACGCCGATGACCGAAGGAGCGGATTCAGCGATAGCAGGCGATGATATGAAAGAAGATGAGAAGAAATACCCCCTTGGATATGGTAATACCATTGATGTGGCAAACTATGTTGCCTTTTTATTATCGGATAATTCCTCATGGATAACAGGGTCGGACCTGGTGATGGACGGAGGATTTACATTAAATTGA
- a CDS encoding 3-oxoacyl-ACP synthase III family protein, producing the protein MYKKARIKYIAYYLPEKVLSNDDLSAEFPEWSAEKIITKTGIGERHIAAPDEFTSDMAVKAAQKLFDEYGVSKSDIDYILLCTQSPDYQLPTTACIVQDRLGISATAGALDFNLGCSGYVYGLSLAKGLIAANIAKNILLITSETYSKYIHEKDRGNRTIFGDAAAATLISDEGDGLEIEEFVLGTDGRGADNLIVKNSGSKYKTELSRESAADFDGERNDNYLYMDGSEIFNFTIESVPGLVNQTLEKNKLSFDNVDLFVFHQANKYMLNHLRKKIGIAEEKFLYHIENCGNTVSSTIPIVLKEAFVQNKIQKNMQILLAGFGVGYSWGGVILKS; encoded by the coding sequence GTGTACAAAAAAGCAAGAATTAAATATATAGCCTACTATCTGCCTGAAAAAGTGTTGAGCAACGACGATCTTTCGGCAGAATTTCCTGAATGGTCGGCAGAAAAAATAATAACGAAGACCGGAATAGGTGAAAGACACATTGCGGCGCCGGATGAATTTACATCAGACATGGCTGTAAAAGCTGCCCAAAAACTGTTCGACGAATATGGTGTGTCAAAGTCTGATATAGACTATATTTTATTATGTACACAAAGTCCTGATTACCAGCTTCCGACAACGGCATGTATCGTACAGGACCGATTGGGTATATCAGCCACTGCCGGCGCGTTAGACTTTAACCTTGGTTGTTCGGGATATGTTTATGGATTGAGTCTCGCAAAGGGGCTTATAGCGGCAAACATCGCCAAAAATATTCTTCTGATAACTTCGGAGACTTACAGTAAGTATATTCACGAAAAAGATAGGGGAAATCGTACAATTTTTGGCGACGCTGCAGCAGCTACGCTCATTAGTGATGAAGGGGATGGTTTGGAGATAGAAGAGTTTGTTTTGGGAACGGACGGCCGTGGGGCCGACAACCTGATCGTAAAAAACAGCGGGTCGAAATATAAAACCGAACTGTCCCGCGAAAGTGCAGCGGATTTTGATGGTGAACGCAACGATAATTACCTGTATATGGATGGCTCTGAGATATTCAATTTTACGATAGAGTCGGTACCCGGGTTAGTGAACCAAACGCTGGAAAAGAATAAACTGTCATTTGACAATGTCGACCTGTTTGTTTTTCACCAGGCCAATAAGTATATGCTAAATCATTTAAGAAAAAAAATAGGGATAGCAGAAGAGAAGTTTTTATATCATATTGAAAATTGTGGCAACACTGTCTCGTCAACAATTCCGATCGTTTTAAAAGAGGCATTCGTTCAAAATAAGATACAAAAGAATATGCAGATTTTATTGGCAGGATTTGGCGTAGGTTATTCATGGGGCGGTGTAATCCTGAAATCATAA